A part of Kryptolebias marmoratus isolate JLee-2015 linkage group LG8, ASM164957v2, whole genome shotgun sequence genomic DNA contains:
- the cd40 gene encoding tumor necrosis factor receptor superfamily member 5, with product MFSCLLLTAIMVMSSAQPTPNPYCDPQTEYADGNNCCKLCEPGKRMSPSSCQHPVCVDCEPNRYQDEHNKEAKCKQQPYCDPNKNFQVLMHVSNTEKNSCVCKKDFHCSSTQCITCVPHTTCEPGEDLFSKGNQTHDSVCRPCPEGTFSSTTNSKCVQWTKCKEGFHVAQNGTSRSDRVCEANSRAHIIAGVVIFVLIVFILAIVFLVYKYLDKSRYKGEKLFENGHVEVIGPKIMIQEEMSEFSQPIISVPVEDEDVDMSSEHHPKTENGHCLVQEDGKPDRLSRQESQGQASSASYSSY from the exons ATGTTTTCCTGCCTGCTGTTAACAGCCATCATG GTGATGAGTTCTGCTCAGCCCACCCCCAATCCCTACTGCGACCCTCAGACAGAGTATGCCGATGGCAACAATTGCTGCAAGCTGTGTGAACCAG GGAAAAGAATGTCGCCCAGCAGCTGTCAGCATCCAGTGTGTGTAGACTGCGAGCCGAATAGATATCAGGATGAGCACAACAAGGAAGCGAAGTGCAAACAGCAGCCGTACTGTGACCCGA ATAAAAACTTTCAGGTTCTAATGCATGTGagcaatacagaaaaaaacagctgcgtGTGCAAAAAAGACTTCCACTGCTCCAGTACACAATGCATCACCTGTGTGCCGCACACAACCTGTGAGCCAGGAGAGGATCTTTTTTCCAAAG GTAATCAGACACATGACAGCGTATGCCGTCCATGTCCTGAAGGGACATTTTCCAGCACAACGAACAGCAAATGTGTGCAATGGACAAA ATGTAAGGAGGGATTCCACGTTGCACAAAATGGGACGAGCAGATCTGACAGAGTTTGTG AGGCAAACAGTCGGGCTCATATCATAGCTGGAGTCGTGATTTTCGTCCTCATTGTGTTCATCCTTGCCATTGTGTTTCTGGTCTACAAGTACTTGG aTAAATCGAGATACAAAGGAGAAAAGCTGTttgaaaat GGCCACGTTGAAGTTATCGGACCAAAGATTATGATTCAGGAAGAGATGTCTGAATTCTCTCAGCCTATCATCAGCGTCCCCGTGGAAGACGAGGATGTTGACATGTCCTCAGAGCACCACCCAAAAACCGAGAACGGACACTGTTTGGTTCAGGAGGACGGGAAGCCGGACAGACTTTCTCGCCAGGAGTCACAAGGGCAGGCATCATCAGCTTCTTACTCGAGTTATTAG